A stretch of Natronococcus sp. CG52 DNA encodes these proteins:
- a CDS encoding cytochrome c biogenesis protein CcdA gives MLDATLLSTLAFALTAGVFTFFSPCAYPLLPGYVGFYVSQTEAEESSLASALGRGLIAGAGVLATFGLLLGVAFWIGHSVLSNVVVFEPLVGAVLVVVGVLILIDRAPSLSVALPKRRSGALGFGIFGAGYALAAAGCVAPVFLGVIASALALPTSSAVLVIGTYVGSVFLLMVSLTVATGMGLAAGAGRLAAYGGTLRRLAGAIMIVAGIGQLYLAIVVLEAI, from the coding sequence ATGCTCGACGCGACCCTGCTGTCGACGCTCGCGTTCGCGCTGACGGCGGGCGTCTTTACCTTCTTTTCGCCGTGTGCGTACCCGCTATTGCCCGGCTACGTCGGCTTCTACGTGAGCCAGACCGAGGCCGAGGAGTCCTCGCTGGCGAGTGCTCTCGGACGGGGATTGATCGCCGGTGCCGGCGTTCTCGCGACGTTCGGGCTTTTGCTCGGCGTCGCGTTCTGGATCGGTCACTCGGTGCTGTCGAACGTCGTCGTCTTCGAACCGCTCGTCGGGGCCGTACTGGTCGTCGTTGGCGTTCTCATCCTGATCGACCGGGCACCGTCACTGTCGGTCGCTCTGCCGAAGCGCCGATCCGGGGCGCTCGGGTTCGGAATCTTCGGCGCGGGGTATGCGCTAGCCGCGGCCGGCTGCGTCGCACCGGTGTTCCTCGGCGTGATCGCCAGCGCACTCGCACTCCCGACCTCGTCGGCAGTGCTGGTGATCGGGACCTACGTGGGGAGCGTCTTCCTGCTCATGGTCTCGCTGACCGTGGCGACGGGAATGGGCCTCGCGGCCGGAGCCGGGCGATTGGCGGCGTACGGCGGAACCCTTCGGCGACTCGCCGGAGCGATCATGATCGTCGCCGGGATCGGCCAGCTGTACCTCGCGATCGTCGTTCTCGAGGCGATCTGA
- a CDS encoding fumarylacetoacetate hydrolase family protein: MKSVRFRDPAGAVRRGEFESGHVHFANESYALEDEKIDVLPPCEPSKIVCIGRNYADHADEMGSDVPDRPLLFLKPPNALAAHGDTVTAPAGKERIDYEAELGVVVGEQCRHVPEADAMDVVEGFTCVNDISNRDDQRQEQNWIRGKAFDGAAPIGPVLATPDEVPDDAAVQSRVNGETKQDGSLDQLIFSIPELIAEITTYLTLEPGDVIATGTPEGVGPLEDDDTVEIEVEGVGTLEHSIRLP, from the coding sequence ATGAAATCCGTCAGGTTCCGCGACCCCGCGGGTGCCGTCCGTCGCGGCGAGTTCGAGAGCGGCCACGTCCACTTCGCGAACGAGAGTTACGCGCTCGAGGACGAGAAGATCGACGTTCTCCCGCCCTGCGAGCCCTCGAAGATCGTCTGTATCGGCCGCAACTACGCGGACCACGCCGACGAGATGGGGTCGGACGTTCCGGACCGGCCGCTGCTCTTTCTGAAGCCGCCGAACGCGCTCGCGGCCCACGGCGACACCGTCACGGCCCCGGCCGGCAAGGAGCGCATCGACTACGAGGCCGAACTCGGCGTCGTCGTCGGCGAACAGTGCCGCCACGTTCCGGAGGCGGACGCGATGGACGTCGTGGAGGGCTTTACGTGCGTCAACGACATTTCGAACCGCGACGACCAGCGTCAGGAGCAGAACTGGATCCGCGGGAAGGCGTTCGACGGTGCGGCGCCGATCGGTCCCGTGCTCGCGACGCCCGACGAGGTCCCGGACGACGCGGCCGTCCAGTCGCGCGTCAACGGCGAGACGAAACAGGACGGCTCGCTCGACCAGCTCATCTTCTCGATCCCGGAACTGATCGCCGAGATCACGACCTACCTCACCCTCGAGCCCGGCGACGTGATCGCGACCGGGACGCCGGAGGGCGTGGGTCCCCTCGAGGACGACGACACCGTCGAGATCGAGGTCGAGGGCGTCGGCACGCTCGAGCACTCGATCAGACTTCCCTGA
- a CDS encoding bacterio-opsin activator domain-containing protein — protein MLNESTAVVDPPLRVLVVGDSRRIDAVMDALATQFDSVSVFRERTPSSALARLEAVDVHCAVCAFDESDGESTVGRVRSRAESLPVVAVVDEHAAEGALESGATDVVTPDDPASVVAARVRTAAERERYRLAAESSVSKYRSILEGSNAPVWVVDAEGEITYASPAVESRLGVTTDELERRGTTRLVHPDDRDDAQDVLETVSSGPFGASERVTIRLRRADETWRVTDLHAVNRLEDPQVAGVVVTVTSTVPDRSPADDVRESLDRLEEPLFALGPRWELRYANDAATELFDGEPRPGTVVWDVLPETVRSTFAERLRETRTTDSPVVFETAHPKPERPLRVRAIPSERGIIVHARESVESDGPGETGATADRDRLALLESVVDALEDGILVLEDSTVTLANATSFELTGADALVGRGVDELFDDELAAAIRERGQSSVVRWMDPIPGNLVLGERRPVDVFVAPIPGDGRTLCVVRDRRRSPAGALSELEEAVASIRDADSRSNVRQTVADTALELTGAEFAGFYLVDEAALRPAAVATRDPSSTDLPSVDRSIVPLESIRDDGASIHDRRPLESFLSRSGVRAEQIVTVPVGANVLFATSTEPLAFDPIDLGPLETLAGIAAVALDELEYASLERERRRECASLEAALDRLRQLRSTERELLRATTREGIDRRLCEGVASLELDGGSVELAWIGDAASGGETIRSREAVGRGEAYLESVSISRDPSAGDPAGRTSATLETTVVEAIARGTDEPWRERALEQGFRSALSVPLVLDDFLYGTLTVYADEPNAFDERTRRAIEHLAAVGASAIGAIETRTALLSDDVTELELVLRDETEPLSSVAARLDRTLEVRSVVPRSSGGSVVFATVTADDPETIADALSGLEVVESVRPVGERADDALVELVLAESSIAAAVADHGGVVRSLTPTDDRVRLVAELSGTVDVRSFVRMLERRYPSTELVARRERERSPDDEHTFGAALRERLSERQRRTLEAAYYGGFFEWPRESTGEEIADSLDVSQPTFSRHVRIAQGKLFSLLFEEFDGLE, from the coding sequence ATGCTGAATGAGTCGACCGCCGTCGTCGATCCCCCCCTCCGGGTGCTGGTCGTCGGCGATTCGCGTCGGATCGACGCGGTGATGGACGCACTCGCCACGCAGTTCGACTCCGTTTCGGTGTTTCGGGAACGAACGCCCTCGAGCGCGCTCGCGCGCCTCGAAGCGGTCGACGTTCACTGTGCCGTCTGCGCGTTCGACGAAAGCGACGGCGAGTCGACCGTCGGTCGCGTTCGCAGTCGGGCGGAATCGCTGCCGGTCGTCGCCGTCGTCGACGAGCACGCGGCGGAGGGTGCACTCGAGTCGGGTGCGACCGACGTCGTCACTCCCGACGATCCGGCCTCGGTCGTCGCCGCTCGCGTCAGAACCGCCGCCGAACGGGAACGCTACCGGCTCGCGGCGGAGAGCTCCGTATCGAAATACCGGTCGATACTCGAGGGGTCGAACGCGCCGGTCTGGGTGGTCGACGCCGAGGGCGAGATCACGTACGCGAGCCCCGCCGTCGAATCCAGGCTGGGCGTGACGACCGACGAACTCGAGCGACGGGGGACGACGCGACTCGTCCACCCCGACGACCGCGACGATGCGCAGGACGTGCTCGAGACGGTCTCGAGCGGCCCCTTCGGCGCGTCGGAACGCGTCACGATTCGGCTACGCCGCGCCGACGAAACCTGGCGCGTGACCGACCTGCACGCGGTCAACCGGCTCGAGGATCCGCAGGTTGCGGGCGTCGTCGTGACCGTCACGTCGACCGTCCCGGATCGGTCGCCGGCCGACGACGTTCGCGAGTCGCTCGATCGGCTCGAGGAGCCGCTGTTCGCGCTGGGCCCGCGGTGGGAGCTTCGGTACGCCAACGACGCGGCGACTGAACTGTTCGACGGCGAGCCGAGGCCGGGGACCGTCGTCTGGGACGTCTTGCCCGAGACAGTTCGCTCTACGTTCGCAGAACGGCTCCGAGAGACGCGGACGACCGATTCTCCCGTCGTGTTCGAGACGGCGCATCCGAAACCGGAACGACCGCTTCGAGTTCGTGCCATTCCTTCGGAGCGCGGAATCATCGTCCACGCGCGCGAATCGGTGGAATCGGACGGGCCAGGAGAGACGGGCGCAACGGCCGATCGGGACCGCCTCGCGCTCCTCGAGTCGGTCGTCGACGCGCTCGAGGACGGGATCCTCGTGCTCGAGGACTCGACCGTTACGCTGGCGAACGCGACGTCGTTCGAACTGACCGGAGCCGACGCGCTCGTCGGACGGGGGGTCGATGAACTGTTCGACGACGAACTGGCGGCGGCGATCCGCGAACGCGGTCAGTCGTCGGTCGTCAGGTGGATGGATCCGATTCCGGGTAATCTCGTCCTCGGCGAGCGACGTCCGGTCGACGTCTTTGTCGCCCCGATCCCGGGCGACGGTCGGACGCTCTGTGTCGTTCGCGACAGGCGTCGCTCGCCCGCCGGTGCGCTGTCGGAACTCGAGGAGGCAGTCGCGTCGATCCGCGACGCCGACTCGCGATCGAACGTCCGACAGACCGTCGCCGACACGGCGCTCGAGCTTACCGGCGCCGAATTCGCGGGATTCTACCTCGTCGACGAGGCGGCGCTCAGACCGGCAGCAGTCGCGACGCGAGACCCGTCGTCGACCGACCTCCCGTCCGTCGACCGGTCGATCGTTCCGCTTGAGTCGATCCGCGACGACGGTGCGTCGATCCACGACCGTCGGCCGCTCGAGTCCTTTCTCTCCCGATCCGGCGTCCGCGCGGAGCAGATCGTGACCGTCCCCGTCGGGGCCAACGTTCTGTTCGCGACCAGCACCGAACCGCTGGCGTTCGACCCGATCGATCTCGGGCCGCTCGAGACGCTCGCCGGGATCGCCGCCGTTGCCCTCGACGAGCTCGAGTACGCCTCGCTGGAGAGGGAGCGACGACGGGAGTGCGCATCGCTCGAGGCCGCCCTGGATCGGCTCCGACAGCTTCGGTCGACCGAACGCGAACTGCTTCGGGCGACCACTCGGGAGGGGATCGACCGGCGGCTCTGCGAGGGGGTCGCGTCGCTCGAACTCGACGGCGGCTCGGTCGAGCTGGCCTGGATAGGCGACGCCGCGAGCGGCGGCGAGACGATCCGCTCGCGGGAAGCGGTCGGGCGTGGCGAGGCGTACCTGGAGTCGGTCTCGATCTCGCGGGATCCGTCGGCCGGCGATCCGGCGGGCCGGACGTCGGCGACCCTGGAGACGACGGTCGTCGAGGCGATAGCCCGCGGGACGGACGAACCGTGGCGCGAGCGCGCGCTCGAGCAGGGGTTTCGGTCGGCCCTGAGCGTCCCGCTCGTCCTCGACGACTTTCTCTACGGAACGCTCACGGTCTACGCGGACGAGCCGAACGCGTTCGACGAACGCACCCGCCGCGCGATCGAACACCTCGCGGCGGTCGGTGCGTCCGCCATCGGCGCGATCGAAACCAGGACCGCGCTGCTCTCCGACGACGTCACCGAACTCGAACTCGTGCTCCGGGACGAAACCGAGCCGCTGTCGTCGGTCGCGGCCCGACTGGACCGGACGCTCGAGGTGCGATCCGTCGTTCCACGGTCCTCGGGTGGATCGGTCGTCTTCGCGACCGTCACGGCGGACGATCCGGAGACGATCGCCGACGCGCTCTCCGGACTCGAGGTCGTCGAGTCGGTTCGACCCGTCGGAGAGCGAGCGGACGACGCGCTCGTCGAACTCGTCCTCGCCGAGTCGTCGATCGCCGCGGCCGTCGCCGATCACGGCGGCGTCGTCCGATCGCTGACCCCGACCGACGATCGGGTCCGACTCGTCGCGGAACTCTCCGGCACGGTCGACGTCCGCTCGTTCGTTCGAATGCTCGAACGGCGGTATCCGAGCACCGAACTCGTCGCTCGCCGCGAGCGCGAGCGATCGCCCGACGACGAGCACACGTTCGGCGCGGCGCTCCGGGAGCGGCTCTCCGAGCGACAGCGTCGGACGCTCGAGGCCGCCTACTACGGCGGCTTCTTCGAGTGGCCCCGCGAGAGTACCGGCGAGGAGATCGCCGACTCGCTCGACGTCTCGCAGCCGACCTTCAGCCGCCACGTGCGGATCGCCCAGGGGAAGCTCTTCTCGCTGCTGTTCGAGGAGTTCGACGGACTCGAGTGA
- a CDS encoding SCO family protein yields MKRRAYLGTLGAAGAVGLSGCLGDLPVVGDGETALDPPDRSRGEPSHPVHGDEFPTFTLPDPHEGTDVSLADFEGERSYLLTFIYTSCTEDCGALTSLLQLVQEDAAEQGYDDDVALLAMTFDPETDDAEALREYGEQYGVNIEADNWHFLRPETNEEAMSLLNDEIGVPAQIGGHDHGEDDHDHEDDEQGHEDHDGHEDSDQEDGEQDHGDDDHGHEDDAHGDEETDDSEDDGDADDPEDVHYYIAFLVNEQGIVERSYPNATDGRDETRPRAIIDDVRTVVE; encoded by the coding sequence ATGAAACGACGCGCGTATCTGGGAACGCTGGGCGCGGCCGGCGCAGTCGGACTGTCGGGATGTCTCGGCGATCTCCCCGTCGTCGGGGACGGCGAGACGGCCCTCGACCCGCCGGACCGCTCCCGCGGGGAGCCGAGTCATCCGGTCCACGGGGACGAGTTCCCGACGTTTACGCTTCCGGATCCGCACGAGGGGACCGACGTCTCACTCGCCGACTTCGAGGGCGAGCGTTCGTACCTGCTGACGTTCATCTACACCTCCTGCACCGAAGACTGCGGCGCCCTGACCAGCCTCCTGCAACTCGTCCAGGAGGACGCCGCTGAACAGGGGTACGACGACGACGTCGCACTGCTGGCGATGACGTTCGATCCGGAGACAGACGACGCCGAGGCGCTTCGCGAGTACGGCGAACAGTACGGTGTCAACATCGAGGCGGACAACTGGCACTTCCTCCGGCCGGAAACCAACGAGGAGGCCATGAGCCTGCTCAACGACGAGATCGGCGTTCCCGCACAGATCGGCGGTCACGACCACGGCGAGGACGATCACGACCACGAAGACGACGAGCAGGGACACGAGGACCACGACGGTCACGAGGACAGCGACCAGGAGGACGGTGAGCAGGACCACGGTGACGACGACCACGGTCACGAGGACGATGCCCACGGCGACGAAGAGACAGACGATTCCGAGGACGACGGGGACGCGGACGACCCCGAGGACGTCCACTACTACATCGCGTTCCTCGTCAACGAGCAGGGGATCGTCGAGCGATCGTACCCGAACGCGACGGACGGACGCGACGAGACGCGGCCGCGGGCGATCATCGACGACGTTCGAACGGTGGTCGAGTAA
- a CDS encoding iron transporter: MDRRDILRGTAAACTLGAAGCLERLGFEEESAWANPPLVEDRPNAVYLPASAEEMGVYGTTSEGDVALELSYTFPHRFWVPGQGGSRVEVDADDSIHLMLTVWDVETGTVLPVDVTLELRQEGEQIDGVGGSPWPMLSQRMGFHYGDNVRLPGEGEYTLSARVGPVDAVRTGAFEGRLNEPVTLEVAFAFDRSDIHDLEFTLVDEDRRGERDALPLMDHEAGHGHGDGNGSPPPTSRGPPVDDLPGDLLGTERSADAKISAVEADLERFGDDSYLAVFPRTPYNDVVLPLTSLTATIDRDGSTAREEPLSETLDHEFGHHYGTAIDPLEASDEVTVAVDAPPQVSRHDGYETAFFEFEDVTFTIG; encoded by the coding sequence ATGGACCGTCGGGACATCCTCCGTGGCACGGCGGCCGCCTGTACGCTCGGCGCCGCCGGCTGTCTCGAGCGCCTCGGTTTCGAGGAGGAGTCCGCCTGGGCGAACCCGCCGCTCGTGGAGGATCGACCGAACGCCGTCTACCTGCCCGCCAGCGCCGAGGAGATGGGCGTCTACGGAACGACGAGCGAGGGCGATGTCGCCCTCGAACTGTCGTACACGTTCCCCCACCGGTTCTGGGTACCCGGCCAGGGCGGTAGTCGGGTCGAGGTCGACGCCGACGACAGCATACACCTCATGCTGACGGTCTGGGACGTCGAAACCGGAACCGTCTTGCCGGTAGACGTAACCCTCGAGCTCCGGCAGGAGGGCGAGCAGATCGACGGCGTCGGCGGTTCGCCCTGGCCGATGCTCTCTCAGCGGATGGGGTTTCATTACGGCGACAACGTTCGGCTGCCCGGCGAGGGTGAGTACACGCTCAGCGCTCGCGTCGGCCCCGTCGACGCGGTCCGAACCGGTGCGTTCGAGGGCCGCCTGAACGAACCGGTGACCCTCGAGGTCGCGTTCGCGTTCGATCGCTCGGACATCCACGACCTCGAGTTCACGCTCGTCGACGAGGACCGACGCGGCGAGCGCGACGCGCTACCGTTGATGGATCACGAAGCGGGACACGGCCACGGTGACGGCAACGGTAGCCCGCCGCCCACCTCGCGGGGACCGCCCGTCGACGACCTTCCCGGTGATCTGCTCGGGACCGAACGCAGCGCCGACGCAAAGATTTCCGCCGTGGAAGCGGACCTCGAGCGGTTCGGCGACGACTCGTATCTGGCCGTCTTCCCGCGGACGCCGTACAACGACGTCGTTCTCCCGTTGACGTCGCTGACGGCGACGATCGACCGCGACGGATCGACGGCGCGCGAGGAGCCGCTTTCCGAGACGCTCGATCACGAATTCGGCCACCACTACGGAACCGCGATCGATCCGCTCGAGGCGAGCGACGAGGTGACGGTCGCGGTCGACGCCCCACCGCAGGTCTCCCGCCACGACGGGTACGAGACCGCGTTCTTCGAATTCGAGGACGTAACGTTCACCATCGGCTGA
- a CDS encoding ATP-binding protein, translating to MTSTSDSHRELHTRVRQQEVVAELGKQALETDNLDQLLHDASAAVAETVDAEYATVLELLPDGDEAVLRQGVGWDDELIGSETVVVDQDSQAGTALLTEHPIIVDDLRTEERFSDCELLAEHGVISGITVLIGSVEDPWGLLETYTTERCEFTEHDANFVQSVANILAAAIENEQAQRDLEEIYGRISDAFLALNEDWEFTYLNERAHELINPGNRELVGKTVWDEFPEAVTQDFRPKYERAMYEQESLSFEEYYPEPLDSWFEVRAYPSTTGLSVYFQDVTDRKERERELELFRTLLDHSNDSVLVIESDTGGVLDANETACRRLGYDRDELLELSVLDIERRFADIAEWRSHVEDVETEGAVTIIGEHERKDGSTYPAEVNVAHVELNQEYMIAIARDITERQRRERDLEESNERLEQFAYAASHDLQEPLRMVSSYLKLIESRYADALDEDGEEFLEFAIDGADRMRDMIDGLLQYSRVETQGDPFEPVDLEDVLEDVLEDLHLQIEETNARITTEELPRVRGDVSQLRQVFQNLLSNAIAYSGDEPPRVYISAERNGEKWVISVRDEGLGIDPEDQDHVFEVFQRLHTRTDHQGTGIGLALSRRIVERHGGEIRVDSEPGEGSTFSFTLSPSRDR from the coding sequence ATGACTTCGACCTCCGACTCACACAGGGAACTCCACACCCGAGTTCGCCAACAGGAGGTCGTTGCTGAACTCGGAAAGCAAGCGCTCGAGACCGACAACCTCGATCAGTTGCTGCACGACGCCTCGGCTGCCGTCGCCGAGACGGTAGACGCCGAGTACGCGACGGTTCTCGAGTTGCTTCCCGACGGTGACGAAGCCGTTCTCAGACAGGGGGTCGGATGGGACGACGAACTGATCGGATCGGAAACGGTGGTTGTGGATCAGGACTCCCAAGCGGGCACCGCGCTGCTCACCGAACACCCGATTATCGTCGACGATCTGCGGACCGAAGAGCGATTCTCCGACTGCGAGTTGCTCGCCGAACACGGGGTCATCAGCGGTATCACCGTGCTTATCGGCTCGGTCGAAGATCCGTGGGGGCTCCTGGAAACCTACACGACGGAGCGATGCGAGTTCACGGAGCACGACGCCAACTTCGTACAGAGCGTTGCGAACATCCTCGCGGCGGCGATCGAGAACGAACAGGCACAGCGCGACCTCGAAGAGATCTACGGCCGCATCTCGGACGCCTTCCTCGCACTCAACGAGGACTGGGAGTTCACGTATCTCAACGAGCGTGCACACGAGTTGATCAATCCGGGGAACCGGGAACTGGTCGGAAAGACGGTCTGGGACGAGTTTCCCGAAGCGGTCACCCAGGATTTCAGACCGAAGTACGAGCGAGCGATGTACGAACAGGAGTCCCTCTCGTTCGAGGAGTACTATCCGGAGCCGCTCGACAGCTGGTTCGAGGTGCGGGCCTATCCCTCGACGACGGGACTCTCGGTGTACTTCCAGGACGTCACCGACCGAAAGGAGCGCGAACGAGAACTCGAACTGTTTCGGACCCTCCTCGACCACTCCAACGACAGCGTACTGGTAATCGAATCGGATACGGGAGGGGTCCTGGACGCCAACGAGACGGCCTGCCGTCGGCTCGGATACGACCGGGACGAACTGCTCGAGTTATCGGTCCTCGACATCGAGCGGCGGTTTGCCGACATCGCGGAGTGGCGATCCCACGTCGAGGACGTGGAAACGGAGGGCGCAGTGACGATCATCGGCGAACACGAACGAAAGGACGGATCGACCTACCCCGCGGAGGTCAACGTCGCTCACGTCGAACTGAATCAGGAGTATATGATCGCAATCGCTCGCGATATTACCGAGCGACAGCGGCGCGAACGGGATCTGGAGGAGTCGAACGAGCGACTCGAACAGTTCGCGTACGCGGCCTCCCACGACCTGCAGGAGCCGCTCCGAATGGTCTCCAGCTACCTCAAACTCATCGAGAGCCGCTACGCGGACGCGCTCGACGAGGACGGCGAGGAGTTCCTCGAGTTCGCCATCGACGGCGCGGATCGAATGCGCGACATGATCGACGGACTCCTCCAGTACTCCCGCGTGGAAACGCAGGGCGATCCGTTCGAACCGGTCGATCTCGAGGACGTCCTCGAAGACGTCCTCGAAGACTTACACCTCCAGATCGAGGAGACGAACGCCAGAATCACGACCGAGGAACTGCCCCGCGTACGGGGTGACGTCAGCCAGTTGCGGCAGGTCTTCCAGAACCTGCTGAGTAACGCGATCGCGTACAGCGGTGACGAGCCGCCTCGCGTTTACATTTCGGCCGAACGAAACGGCGAAAAATGGGTCATCTCGGTTCGCGACGAGGGTCTCGGAATCGATCCCGAAGATCAAGATCACGTTTTCGAGGTCTTCCAGCGACTCCACACCCGTACCGACCATCAGGGAACGGGCATCGGCCTCGCACTCAGCCGGCGGATCGTCGAGCGCCACGGCGGCGAGATCCGGGTCGACTCCGAACCGGGCGAGGGCTCGACGTTCTCGTTTACGCTTTCGCCGTCGCGTGATCGATAA
- a CDS encoding TlpA family protein disulfide reductase, which yields MRRRNVLAGVASAGTLAGAGALAVYGLPSSGLDDGGEEPHHDPVEIETVEATGSEDGTQRVPAEGEVTFVDLFATTCSVCTKQMPELGEAYDRVGDDVTFISVTNEGEDQVSDDELADWWDEYDGRWQVGRDASSELIVHYGTATPIGILFDADGNVRWDEAGRKTSDEVVSRIEDALEDE from the coding sequence ATGCGACGGCGTAACGTTCTCGCGGGCGTCGCGAGCGCCGGAACGCTCGCGGGCGCCGGTGCGCTCGCCGTCTACGGACTCCCCTCGAGTGGCCTCGATGACGGCGGCGAGGAGCCCCACCACGATCCGGTCGAGATCGAGACGGTCGAGGCGACCGGCAGCGAGGACGGAACGCAGCGCGTTCCCGCCGAGGGGGAGGTGACGTTCGTCGACCTGTTCGCGACGACCTGTAGTGTGTGTACGAAGCAGATGCCCGAACTCGGCGAGGCTTACGACCGAGTTGGCGACGACGTGACGTTCATCTCGGTCACGAACGAGGGGGAGGATCAGGTCTCCGATGACGAACTGGCCGACTGGTGGGACGAGTACGACGGCCGCTGGCAGGTCGGCCGCGACGCGAGTTCGGAACTGATCGTCCACTACGGGACGGCGACGCCGATCGGGATCCTCTTCGACGCCGACGGTAACGTTCGGTGGGACGAGGCCGGTCGCAAGACCAGCGACGAGGTCGTCTCACGAATCGAGGACGCGCTCGAGGACGAGTGA
- a CDS encoding universal stress protein yields the protein MYQELLLATDGSDGARQATDHAIELASRLDATLHIVSVSEDGPHGSKKRDQMRADLEDQAAEALERAETEATGRGIDVATTIRHGVPQEEIVDVAEQHGADMIVVGTVGRTGLDHLIVGSVAEEVVRNAPVPVVTVREET from the coding sequence ATGTATCAAGAGCTTCTGCTCGCGACGGACGGGAGTGACGGCGCTCGCCAGGCAACCGACCACGCGATCGAGCTCGCGAGCCGACTCGACGCGACGCTGCACATCGTTTCGGTCTCCGAGGACGGACCGCACGGCTCGAAGAAGCGTGACCAGATGCGAGCCGACCTCGAAGACCAGGCCGCGGAGGCGCTCGAACGGGCCGAAACGGAGGCAACCGGCCGGGGTATCGATGTTGCGACGACGATCCGTCACGGCGTTCCCCAGGAGGAGATCGTCGACGTCGCGGAGCAACACGGGGCCGACATGATCGTCGTGGGAACGGTCGGCCGAACGGGGCTCGACCATCTGATCGTCGGCAGCGTCGCCGAGGAAGTCGTCCGGAACGCGCCGGTACCCGTCGTCACGGTTCGCGAGGAAACGTAG